One window of Paroedura picta isolate Pp20150507F chromosome 2, Ppicta_v3.0, whole genome shotgun sequence genomic DNA carries:
- the LOC143829505 gene encoding leucine-zipper-like transcriptional regulator 1, translating into MKRKTAEYSWKPVLQTKVSPCDRFKHACCICKGFLYVYGGRHTTTLSDFWRYRIGGNEWERLDNSENGPEELEEHTMVEYQSILYIFGGMVDSAFTQKKNPFWLYDTDSAKWLQCQLTAVEGEGAAPTNRKGHSAVVYQGSMYLYGGYIDIKGVSQEFWTFCFDTKQWCPVPATLYGGSPGPRHGHAAVVYGNGMYLFGGLMGLSEQKDFWKWDFIATNWSSIRRSQGPPKVVGHSALIFQDSMLVFGGGISNTKPNGTLWKYHFPSEMWGKVASPKDGNPSSKSYHCLLGYGFQEMADSSCISLNYCLRQKEKRRSKLLAISKQHSCFCEYFQPEPKYQVFSNDDGSEIEMSTFHQSSKEPGFCSLQTTSNAELSENQPAGLLSKKEKTSYLNLSIEKDHVTLDVPEKESGFSCLNPDCVDIGELSAVLLIVGGKPFSSSSAISFWQMELDRI; encoded by the exons atgaaaagaaaaacagcagaatATTCGTGGAAGCCAGTCCTGCAGACCAAAGTTTCTCCATGTGACCGATTTAAGCATGCGTGCTGCATCTGCAAGGGTTTTCTTTATGTTTATGGCGGCCGGCACACCACCACCTTGAGTGACTTCTGGCGATACAGGATAG gTGGTAATGAATGGGAAAGGCTGGACAATTCTGAAAAtggcccagaagaactggaagaGCATACAATGGTGGAGTATCAG AGTATTCTCTACATCTTTGGTGGGATGGTAGATTCAGCTTTCACACAGAAGAAGAATCCTTTCTGGCTATATGATACTG ATTCAGCCAAGTGGCTTCAGTGCCAGCTCACAGCAGTAGAGGGTGAG GGAGCAGCTCCTACTAACCGCAAAGGCCACAGTGCAGTTGTCTACCAGGGCAGCATGTACCTGTATGGTGGATATATTGACATTAAAGGTGTTTCCCAAGAATTCTGGACTTTTTGTTTTG ATACAAAACAGTGGTGCCCTGTACCAGCTACTCTGTATGGTGGCAGTCCAGGGCCCAGGCACGGTCACGCAGCTGTGGTTTACGGCAATGGCATGTACTTGTTTGGAGGGCTGATGGGACTGAGTGAGCAAAAGGACTTCTGGAAGTGGGATTTCATAGCTACCAACTGGTCTAGCATCAGGAGGAG CCAGGGGCCTCCCAAAGTGGTGGGACACTCTGCTTTAATCTTTCAGGATTCCATGCTAGTCTTTGGCGGAGGAATTTCTAATACTAAGCCAAATGGCACACTATGGAAATACCACTTTCCTTCCGAGATGTGGGGGAAAGTAGCTAGCCCAAAGGATGGAAATCCGTCATCCAAATCTTATCATTGCCTCCTGGGATATGGTTTCCAGGAGATGGCTGATTCCTCATGTATATCGCTCAACTACTGTTTGCGTCAGAAAGAAAAACGTCGCTCAAAGCTACTCGCCATCTCAAAGCAGCACTCCTGTTTCTGTGAATACTTTCAGCCAGAGCCTAAATACCAAGTATTCAGCAATGATGACGGTAGTGAAATAGAAATGAGTACCTTTCACCAATCTTCAAAGGAGCCAGGATTCTGTTCACTCCAGACTACTTCCAATGCAGAACTGAGTGAAAACCAGCCAGCAGGCCTCTTATCTAAGAAAGAGAAAACCTCATACCTCAATCTTTCAATTGAAAAGGATCATGTCACCCTTGACGTTCCAGAGAAGGAGTCAGGCTTCAGCTGTCTAAACCCTGACTGTGTGGACATTGGTGAACTCTCTGCTGTCCTGCTCATTGTTGGTGGCAAACCTTTCTCCAGTTCATCTGCAATCTCTTTTTGGCAAATGGAGCTGGACAGAATTTAA